The sequence ATCGATGACGGAGGCAGTACTGATGAGCAAGCGTAGCGGCAAGCGCGCCCTGCCCATGCGGCCCAAGCTTGGTGGTGGGGGCAAGAACCAGATCCAGAGGCTGCAGGCCGACTTCGCCCGCATTCAGGAGGAGATGAAGGAACAGACCACCACGGCGACGGCCGGCGGAGGGGTAGTGGAAGTGGTGGTCACGGGAGAGCAGAAGGTCAAGGAGCTGCGCATTGACCCCGAGGTGGTGGATCCCGAGGATGTGGAGATGCTGCAGGATCTGATCATGGCTGCCGTGAATGAGGCGCTAGACAAGTCTCGCGCCGCCGTAGCCGAGCAGCTGAGCAGCCTCACTGGGGGGTTGGGCCTAGAAGGTATGCTGTAGGATGGCACTTCTGAGCGAGCCGATCGCCAGATTGATAGATGAGTTCAGCCGTCTGCCGGGCATCGGGCCCAAGACGGCATCGCGGCTTACCTACTACCTGTTGCGGGCGCCGAAGGACCAGGCCAATGCCCTAGCGGAGGCGCTGGTAGACCTCAAGGAACGGACCATCCTGTGCGCCCGTTGCTTCAACGTGGACGTGCAGAGCCCATGCGCCATCTGTCGGGATGAGTCCAGGGACCAGAGCATCATCTGCGTGGTGGAGGAGCCACTGGACCTGGTGGCCATCGAGCGTAGCGGGCGCTACAAGGGGCTCTATCACGTGCTGCACGGCGCCATCTCGCCGGTCGAGGGTATCGGGCCGGAAGACATTCGCGCCCGCGAGTTGGTGGAGCGGCTGCGCGAGGGCGGGGTGTCTGAGGTGCTGCTGGCGACGAACCCAAACATGGAAGGCGAAGCCACGGCCATGTACCTAGCCCGGCTCATCCGCCCGCTCGGCATCCGGGTGACCAGGTTGGCCCGAGGGCTCCCCATGGGCGGGGACCTGGAGTACGCTGACGAGATAACCCTGGCCCGGGCGCTGGAGGGCCGCAGCGAGGTCGAGTAGCCAGCAGGCGCCTGGCGCGGTCCAGGGTGGCGGGTAGCGCATGTTCGAGGCCGTTCTCTTCGATCTAGACGACACTCTATTGCGCACGGAGACGGACGAGTTCATCGCCCGGTACTTCGCTGCTCTGGGAGAGTATTTCCAGCCCCTCGGCGGGGTGGAGCCGGCTCAGTTTCGGCAGTGGGTGCTTCAGGCTACGAGAGCCATCCTGCAGCGCGAGCACCCTGAGCTCACCAATGCCGAGGCCTTCTCGGAGGAGTTCGGCCGGCTGAGCGGCCTGGATCCAAAGAGCCTGTGGCCTCACTTCATGCGCTTCTACGAAGAGATCTATCCCTCTCTAGGGGAGGGGCTGGAGGCGATGCCCGGGGCCCGAGAGGCGGTGCTGGAGGCTCAGGCCGGCGGCCGCAAGGTGGTCGTGGCCACTAACCCGCTGTTTCCCCTCAGTGCGGTCCGCGCTCGCCTGAAGTGGGCTGGGCTGGCGGATGTCAGGTTCGACCTGATCACGGCGATCGAGAACATGCACTGGGCCAAACCTCATCCAGCCTACTTCCGCGAGATCGCCGACACCCTCGATGTTCCGGCGGAGCGGTGCCTGGTGGTCGGCAACGACCCGGAGCTGGACATCATCCCGGCTCAGCAAGCGGGCATGTGGACCTACCTGGTCTGCCAGGGCGAGCCCCCCGGTGGCGCCGAGCCCCACGCGTTCGGGGACCTGGCTGGGCTGGTGTGCATGTTGCGTGATACGTGACACGTGACGCGGGATGCGTTGGCCTTCTTCCCAGGCACGTATCACTGGTCACGTGTCACGTATCACTCATCACTCGTCACTCGTCACGCATCACGTCTCACTCGTCAAGGAGGCTATCTTGGCACGCACGCGACGTCTTCGCATCCATGGCGTCATTCCAGCGATGGTCACGCCTCTCAAGGAGGACCGGATAAACGAGCCCGCCCTGCGCCGGCTGGTGGACTACCTTATCGAGGGCGGCGTCCACGGGCTGTTTCCTACTGGCAGCCAGGGGGAGTTCTATGCCCTCACGGCGGACGAGCGCCGCCAGGTATGGGAGGTGACACTGGACCAGGCGGCTGGCCGGGTGCCGGTCTACGCCGGCACTGGGGCCGTCACCACCGGTGAGGCAGTGGCTCTAGCTCGCCTGGCGGAGAAGGTAGGGATTGACGCCATCTCGGTGCTTACGCCCTACTTCGTCACCCTATCGGCGCGTGAGCTAGAGGAGCATTACCGACGCATCGCCGGCGTGACTGCCCTCCCCCTGCTGCTCTACAACAACCCTGACCGGACGGGCAACCGCCTGAGCCTGGATACCGTAGTGCGCCTGGCCGAGGTGGAAAACATAGCGGGCATCAAGGACTCCAGTGGGGACATGACCCTGCTGGCGGAGTACGTCCGCTGTACTCCCGATGACTTCGCGGTGCTGGCCGGCCGGGACACCCTCATCTACGGCGCCCTGGCCTACGGTGCCGCCGGGGCCATCGCGGCCACAGCCAACGTGGCACCGGCGCTAGTGGCTAGCATCTATGACCGCTTCCGTGCCGGCGACACTCAGGGGTCCCTCCGGGCGCAGCGCGACCTGGCGCCCCTGCGGATGGCCTTCTCGCTCGGTTCCTTCCCGGTGGTGATCAAGGAGGCACTGGACATGCTGGGGCTGGAGGCGGGGCCAGCGCGCCCGCCGGTGGGTCCGCTGGGCGAGGCCGAGCGCCGTCAGCTCCGCTCGGTGCTGGACGGCATGGGGCTGCTGACCGGGCCACGGGTGGCGCCCGAGAGAAGGTAAGTGCCCCGCACCTGGCGGCTGAGCCTAGGCGTGGCGGCAGCCCTCGGAATCGCCTTCGTGGCGACGGCCGCTGCCGTTCTATGGGACCTACCCGACCCTTGGCGCCTGCTCGAACGGGCGCCGGCCGCCAGCGTGCTCATCTACGACCGCAACGGCGTGGTCCTGTACGAGGCGCTGCCCGTTCACGGCGGACGGAGCCGTCCCCTGTCGCTAGCGGACGCCCCTCCCTATCTCATCCAGGCCACCCTGGCCACCGAGGATGCCGGCTTCTACCGGCATCCGGGGGTGGACCTGGTAGGAGTAGCCCGGGCCCTCTACTACAGCGTGCGCAGCGGGCGGGTGGTGGCTGGCGGAAGCACCATCACCCAGCAGGTAGCTCGCAACTTGCTGTTGCCCGAGGACCGGTACGAGCGGACCCTGCGCCGGAAGCTGCGGGAGGCGGTACTGGCCCTCATCATCGAGGCGGGGCGTAGCAAGGACGAGATCCTGGAGCTGTACCTCAACAGCACCTTCTACGGTCGGCTGTCTTACGGCGCCGAGGCCGCCAGCCTGGCGTTCTTCGGCAAGCCCCTTGCCTCTCTGGACCTGGCCGAGTGCGCCTTCCTGGCCGGGCTGCCCCAGGCCCCCAGCCTCTACGCCCCCGAGGCTGGCGACGCCTGGCGGGGCCGGCAGCGGGTGGTGCTGGACCTGATGGTCCGGCAGGGCTTCATCACTGCTGAGGAGGCCGCCATGGCGGCGCGAGAGCCCCTGCGCTTCGTGGCCGCCGGTGGCCTGCGCGTGTACACCACCCTCGACCTAGCCTCCCAGGAACAGGCGCGACTGGTGGTCGAGCGCTGCCTGGAGTCGGTGAACCGGGACCCCAGAGTGCATGTAAGCAACGCTGCCGTACTGGCGCTGGATCTTTCGGATGGCGCCATCCGAGTGATGATAGGGAGCGCCGATTACTTTGACGACAGCATTGCCGGGGCGGTGAACGCGACACTGGCGCCGCGACAGCCCGGCTCCGCCATCAAGCCTCTGACCTACGCCGCCGCCTTCGAAGCTGGCTACACCCCCGCCAGCATGATGCTGGACGTGCCTTCCACCTTCATCACGGCGGAAGGGGAACCGTACGTGCCTGTCAACTTCGACTTCACCTACCGGGGGCCGGTCCTGCTGCGGGAGGCACTGGGGTCCTCCTATAACGTGGTCGCGGTTAGGCTACTGGATGCAGTGGGGCTGCCGGCCCTGCAGGACATGGCCCGGCGGTTGGGGGTAGTCTCCTTGGGCACCGCCGATCGACTGGGGCTGGCGGCCACGCTGGGGGGGACAGAGGTGAGCCTGTTGGAGCTCACCCGGGCTTACGCGGCGTTTGGCCGAGGCGGCCGGCCGGTCGAGCCCTATGCCATTCTTCGGGTGACGGACGACCGGGGGCAATTGCTGTGGGAAGCGGCGAGGCACGACCCCCAGCCGGTCATCAGCCCTCAAGTTGCCTACCTCATTACCGATATCCTTAAGGACGATAAGGCTCGCATCCCCACCTTCGGCGAGGGGAGCGTGCTGGCGCTGTCGCGTCCGGCGGCGGTGAAGACGGGTACCACCACCGATAGCCGAGACAACTGGACCGTCGGCTACACGCCCCAGATGGTGGTGGGGGTATGGGCGGGCAACAGCGATGGCTCCGGTATGGGGCCGGTCTCGGGCGTGGAGGGAGCGGCCCCCATCTGGCGCGGAGTGATGGAGGCGCTCCATCGAGGAATGCCTGAGCAGGACTTCGTTGAGCCTCCCGGCCTGGTGCGGGCAGAGGTGTGCGCCCTCAGCGGGTTGTTGCCCGGCCCGGACTGCCCCCATCGCCGGCTCGAGCTATTCATTGCCGGCACTGAGCCCGAGAGGCAGTGTGACCTGCACCGGCTGATCCCGGATGACGAGGGCCAGGACGGCAGCGCCGGTGGGGCCGAGGGGCACGTGGCCGCCGTCCTGCCTGAGGAGGCCCAGGCGTGGGCCGACGCGCGTGGGTTCCCCCGGGCTCCGGCGCTTGAGGTCGCTACCGAGGTGCCGCCGGCGGTACGGCTGGTGCAGCCAGACCCTCACCGCGTGTACGAGCTGGCCGCCGACCTGCCCCTCAGCAGCCAGCGGGTGGCGGTAGAGGCTAGCGTGCCCGCCGGCGTCCCGGTGCGCACTGTGCGGCTCATGGTGGATGGGCAGGTGTTGGCGCAGCTAGATCGCCCTCCGTATCGGGTCCTGTGGCTCTTGGAGCCAGGCGAGCACGTCTTCGCAGCTGAGGTAGAGACAGAACAGGGAAAGGTGTGGACATCCGACCCAGTTCCGGTTACCGTGGCTCGAGGTGGAGCCCAGCCCGAGGCGTCTCGTTGACGTTGCGAGCCTGCGGGGCGTAGTATGGTGGGCCGCCCGCCCTCACGGGAGACCGGCTAGCCCTTTCGGCGGAGGTGGAGTGACTCGGGAACCTGAATCCATGCTTGCCCTCGATGTGGGCAACGCCTACGTCAAAGCCACCTTGGTGGATCGCGTGGGAGACGCCCACCGCTTCGTGGCGCGGGGAGTGGCCCCGCAGATCGCTAGCGTAGCGTCGGTCGGAGCGCTGCGGGCGCCGCTGTTGGCCTGCGTTGGCGACCTCGAAGACGTGTCAGGGCGAAGGCTGGCCGATCGGGAAGGGCGGCCCATCGTGCCCGAGCAGCTCGGCGTGGGAGTGGACGCGGTAGGTGGGGTGGTGAGCGTGCTCGGCCCTCTGGAGGTGGCCGTATGCTCCCTCAAGACGGACGCGAACCTGCAGTACGCCGAGGGAGCACTCCATTCGGTAGCCAGTGCGGTGGTGGCGCGGATCACCGGTCAGGAGATAGCAGCGCGCCGGGGGGCTTTTGAGAGCTTCGCCCAGACCATCCGGAACCGTCCCCCTCACGTATTGCTGCTGGTAGGGGGGGATGAGCGAAAGCCGGACCGGGCGGTCGTCGCTATGGCCGAGGCTCTGGCGGTGGCCGTGTCTCTCTTGCGGCCGGACCAGAGGCCCACCCTCCTGTATGCCGGGCCCCAGGCGCTCCGCCAGGCCATCACCTCGGCCGCGGCCGAGAGCATGCCCGTGCGCATGGTTCAATGCCCGGCGCCCGATGGGAGGTCCGCGGACCTGGGGCCTCTGCGGCGGGAGCTGGATCTGCTTCACTTGTCCCTGCTGGGTAGCGACGGCAAGGGCCTAGAGGCCGTCTGGCGCTGGTGTGGTGGTCGAGTGACCTCAGTGGGGCAGGCCATGCTGCGGGCTTACAGCCAGCACGAAGTTGACGTCCTGGCTGCGGACGTGGGCTCCCTGAGTACCGTGCTGGTGCGGACCGGGCACGGGCAGGTCCTGGTGGAGCGGGGCTGCGGCGTGGGTCAGGGGGCGCAGCCGTTGCTCCGGCGCATCGGTGCCGAGCGATTGCTGCGCTGGGTGGCCTCCGAGGGCGTGGGCGAGGCAGAGGTCACCGATTGGTCCCTCAACCGTCAACTGCGCCCCTGGCTGCGTGCGGCCACCCCGGGGGAAACAGAGATCGAACTGGCCTGTGCCCGCGAGGCTCTGGCAGCGGCGCGCCAAGGAGCTGCCGCTGCGTGGCCCGAGGGCTGGGACTACCCCGACTCTCTGCCGCCGAGGGTGGACATGGTAGTGGGTGGCGGGGCCGTACTCGGTCGCTACCACTCCTTGGGACGAGCTGCTGCCGTTCTAATTGACGGCCTGCAGCCTGTGGGCGTGTGCCGTCTGGCCCTGGACTGGGGCAACCTGGCCACCGGCCTGGGGGCGCTGGCCGAGCTCAACCCGGCTGCCGTTCTGTCCGTCCTGGAGCGCGACGGGGTGTTGCTGCTGGGAACCCTGGTAGCTCCGGTGGGCCGGTCCCGCTTTGGCCGGGAGGTTGTTCGGCTTACGGTCACGGGGCCGGGCAGCCAGACGGCGGAGCTCAAGGTGTCGGCCGGGGACCTAATCCGCTTGCCGCTGGCCCCGGGAGCGCGCGCCCGAGCCACCATCCGCCCCGCTCGCGGCTATGACGTAGGGGCCGGTCGAGGGCAGGGGCTGGAGGTGGAGGTCGAGGGAGGACCGCTAGGGTTAGTGATCGACGCCCGGGGCCGTCCCCTACCGGAGAACGAGAACCCGGCCGACCGTCGGCGATTGCTGCGGCGCTGGCTGCAGGCGCTGGAGGCATAGTCGTGCCGGTTGTGGGTGAGACGGTGGTCTGCAGGCGATGCGTGTACGGGGAGCGTTTCCGCCTGCCCGGACCGGGGCGAATAGTGGTCAGCACCGGCGACCTGGTGACGCCTGCAGACGTGGTGGGCTACATCGTGGAGCGGGGTCCGGTCAGGGTGGTCGATCTAGCCTCCGAGCTAGGCGTCGCTCCGCGGCGGGTGTCGCAGTGTCTGGTCATCAAGGAAGGCCAGTCGGTGCGGGCGGGCGAGCTGCTGGCCCGGCGGGAGGCTTGGCCCCGGCCGCGGGAAGTGAGGGCACCGGAGAACGCTCGCGCCATGGCTCTGGGGGGCGGCATGGCCCTTCTGGAAGGATTTCCCACCGAGGTTCCGGTGCGTGGCTGCCTTCCTGGCCGGGTGGGCGAGACCTACCCTGGGTCGGGAATGGAGGTGGAGGGGAGGGGAGCCGTGATCGTCGCTGCCGCCCTCCTGGG is a genomic window of Anaerolineae bacterium containing:
- a CDS encoding YbaB/EbfC family nucleoid-associated protein; this encodes MSKRSGKRALPMRPKLGGGGKNQIQRLQADFARIQEEMKEQTTTATAGGGVVEVVVTGEQKVKELRIDPEVVDPEDVEMLQDLIMAAVNEALDKSRAAVAEQLSSLTGGLGLEGML
- the recR gene encoding recombination protein RecR; its protein translation is MALLSEPIARLIDEFSRLPGIGPKTASRLTYYLLRAPKDQANALAEALVDLKERTILCARCFNVDVQSPCAICRDESRDQSIICVVEEPLDLVAIERSGRYKGLYHVLHGAISPVEGIGPEDIRARELVERLREGGVSEVLLATNPNMEGEATAMYLARLIRPLGIRVTRLARGLPMGGDLEYADEITLARALEGRSEVE
- a CDS encoding HAD family hydrolase, whose product is MFEAVLFDLDDTLLRTETDEFIARYFAALGEYFQPLGGVEPAQFRQWVLQATRAILQREHPELTNAEAFSEEFGRLSGLDPKSLWPHFMRFYEEIYPSLGEGLEAMPGAREAVLEAQAGGRKVVVATNPLFPLSAVRARLKWAGLADVRFDLITAIENMHWAKPHPAYFREIADTLDVPAERCLVVGNDPELDIIPAQQAGMWTYLVCQGEPPGGAEPHAFGDLAGLVCMLRDT
- the dapA gene encoding 4-hydroxy-tetrahydrodipicolinate synthase, whose protein sequence is MRWPSSQARITGHVSRITHHSSLVTHHVSLVKEAILARTRRLRIHGVIPAMVTPLKEDRINEPALRRLVDYLIEGGVHGLFPTGSQGEFYALTADERRQVWEVTLDQAAGRVPVYAGTGAVTTGEAVALARLAEKVGIDAISVLTPYFVTLSARELEEHYRRIAGVTALPLLLYNNPDRTGNRLSLDTVVRLAEVENIAGIKDSSGDMTLLAEYVRCTPDDFAVLAGRDTLIYGALAYGAAGAIAATANVAPALVASIYDRFRAGDTQGSLRAQRDLAPLRMAFSLGSFPVVIKEALDMLGLEAGPARPPVGPLGEAERRQLRSVLDGMGLLTGPRVAPERR
- a CDS encoding penicillin-binding protein, translated to MPRTWRLSLGVAAALGIAFVATAAAVLWDLPDPWRLLERAPAASVLIYDRNGVVLYEALPVHGGRSRPLSLADAPPYLIQATLATEDAGFYRHPGVDLVGVARALYYSVRSGRVVAGGSTITQQVARNLLLPEDRYERTLRRKLREAVLALIIEAGRSKDEILELYLNSTFYGRLSYGAEAASLAFFGKPLASLDLAECAFLAGLPQAPSLYAPEAGDAWRGRQRVVLDLMVRQGFITAEEAAMAAREPLRFVAAGGLRVYTTLDLASQEQARLVVERCLESVNRDPRVHVSNAAVLALDLSDGAIRVMIGSADYFDDSIAGAVNATLAPRQPGSAIKPLTYAAAFEAGYTPASMMLDVPSTFITAEGEPYVPVNFDFTYRGPVLLREALGSSYNVVAVRLLDAVGLPALQDMARRLGVVSLGTADRLGLAATLGGTEVSLLELTRAYAAFGRGGRPVEPYAILRVTDDRGQLLWEAARHDPQPVISPQVAYLITDILKDDKARIPTFGEGSVLALSRPAAVKTGTTTDSRDNWTVGYTPQMVVGVWAGNSDGSGMGPVSGVEGAAPIWRGVMEALHRGMPEQDFVEPPGLVRAEVCALSGLLPGPDCPHRRLELFIAGTEPERQCDLHRLIPDDEGQDGSAGGAEGHVAAVLPEEAQAWADARGFPRAPALEVATEVPPAVRLVQPDPHRVYELAADLPLSSQRVAVEASVPAGVPVRTVRLMVDGQVLAQLDRPPYRVLWLLEPGEHVFAAEVETEQGKVWTSDPVPVTVARGGAQPEASR